One region of Brassica napus cultivar Da-Ae chromosome A10, Da-Ae, whole genome shotgun sequence genomic DNA includes:
- the LOC106398884 gene encoding GPI-anchored protein LLG1 → MYLIFHNIMFLSLLSLSLSLISIAPPPPPPPPPEVVFLYHQISWLLAKRIMELNFLSRALSSFILVLTILASFSSSSFISDGVFEPQNLAIGRNLLQTRKACPVNFEFMNYTIITSLCKGPKFPAKECCGAFKDFACPYADDLNDLSNDCATTMFSYINLYGKYPPGLFANQCQEGKEGLECPATSPTSASDVNAATTTAASSRLWLAASAAFLVFVKLL, encoded by the exons atgtatttaatatttcataatattatgtttctctctcttctctctctctctctctctctcatatccatagctcccccccccccccccccccccccccccgaagTCGTCTTTCTTTATCATCAGATCTCTTGGTTACTTGCAAAGAGAATCATGGAGCTCAACTTCCTCTCTAGAGCTCTGAGTTCTTTCATCCTTGTACTCACAATACTTGCATCCTTCTCATCTTCAAGTTTCATCTCAG ATGGTGTGTTCGAACCGCAGAATTTGGCTATTGGAAGAAACCTGCTTCAGACCAGGAAAG CATGTCCTGTGAACTTTGAGTTTATGAACTACACAATTATAACAAGCCTATGCAAAGGTCCCAAATTCCCAGCCAAGGAATGCTGTGGCGCCTTCAAAGACTTCGCGTGTCCCTACGCTGACGATCTCAATGATTTAAGCAATGACTGTGCAACCACTATGTTCAGTTACATCAATCTCTATGGAAAATACCCGCCTGGACTGTTTGCAAACCAGTGCCAAGAAGGTAAAGAAGGTCTCGAATGCCCCGCTACGTCTCCCACCTCGGCAAGTGATGTGAACGCAGCCACCACCACCGCTGCTTCTTCTCGTCTTTGGCTCGCAGCTTCTGCAGCTTTTTTGGTGTTTGTCAAGTTGCTCTGA
- the LOC106437673 gene encoding uncharacterized WD repeat-containing protein C2A9.03-like isoform X2 yields the protein MADFDEYMADEYDMDILEDDVNPDFDGIDIGVEDFDQLTKAEDTSAAQARDGKDIQGIPWERLSVTRQNYRKTRLDQYKNYENIPDSGEAAAKNCTSTEKGSSFYTFRRNSRSVRSTILHFQLRNLVWATSKHDVYLLSNYSISHWSSLTGSRNEILNVKGHVAPSERHPESLLEGFTETQVSTLAVKERLLVAGGFQGELICKHLDRPGVSFCSRTTYMENAITNAIDIYRNSSGALRFMASNNDCGVRDFDMERYKLVQLFRYLWPVNHSSLSPDGKLVAVVGDDPNGLLVDSSNGQTIGTLRGHVDYSFASAWHPNGVTFATGNQDKTCRIWDTRKTSESVAVLKGNLGSVRSIRFTSDGRYIAMAEPADFVHIYDTTTGYKKEQEIDFFGEISGISFSPDTESLFIGVWDRTYGSLLEYGRTRDYSYLDSLL from the exons ATGGCTGACTTTG ATGAATATATGGCGGATGAATACGACATGGATATTCTTGAGGATGATGTGAATCCTGATTTTGATGGAATTGATATTGGTGTTGAAGATTTCGACCAATTG ACCAAGGCTGAAGATACCTCTGCTGCTCAAGCTCGGGACGGGAAGGACATTCAGGGTATACCCTGGGAGAGACTTAGCGTCACTAGACAAAACTACAGGAAAACTAGGCTTGATCAGTATAAGAACTATGAGAATATCCCCGATTCTGGCGAGGCAGCTGCCAAG AACTGCACGAGTACTGAGAAAGGAAGCTCGTTCTATACGTTCAGGAGGAATTCTAGATCAGTGAGATCAACTATCCTTCATTTTCAG TTGAGGAATTTGGTCTGGGCTACATCAAAACATGATGTCTACCTCTTGTCCAACTACTCTATCAGCCACTGGTCGTCTTTGACAGGTTCCAGGAATGAAATTCTCAACGTTAAAGGTCATGTTGCTCCCTCGGAG AGGCATCCCGAGAGTTTGTTGGAAGGATTTACAGAGACTCAAGTTAGCACTCTTGCAGTGAAAGAAAGACTGCTAGTTGCTGGCGGGTTTCAAGGAGAACTCATTTGCAAG CATCTTGATAGACCTGGGGTGAGCTTCTGCTCACGTACTACTTACATGGAAAACGCTATCACCAACGCTATAGATATATACAGAAACTCGAG CGGAGCACTACGTTTCATGGCCTCAAATAATGACTGTGGAGTTAGAGACTTTGACATGGAGAGATATAAGCTTGTCCAACTCTTCCGTTATCTCTGGCCTGTCAAC cATAGCTCCCTAAGTCCCGATGGAAAACTAGTAGCAGTCGTTGGAGATGACCCAAATGGTCTATTGGTAGACTCAAGCAACGGACAG ACGATCGGGACGCTAAGAGGTCACGTAGATTATTCATTTGCATCCGCTTGGCATCCCAACGGTGTGACATTTGCCACAGGAAACCAAGACAAGACCTGTCGTATATGGGACACAAGGAAAACCTCGGAGTCAGTTGCTGTGCTTAAAGGCAACCTTGGATCGGTTCGGTCCATTAGGTTCACATCGGACGGACGGTACATTGCGATGGCCGAGCCAGCAGATTTTGTGCATATCTATGATACAACAACAGGTTACAAAAAGGAGCAAGAGATTGATTTCTTTGGAGAGATATCTGGGATTTCGTTTAGCCCAGACACTGAATCTCTCTTCATCGGTGTTTGGGACCGGACTTATGGAAGTCTCTTGGAGTATGGTCGAACCAGAGACTACTCTTATCTTGATTCATTACTttga
- the LOC106437673 gene encoding uncharacterized WD repeat-containing protein C2A9.03-like isoform X1: MSDYNVDEREDEYMADEYDMDILEDDVNPDFDGIDIGVEDFDQLTKAEDTSAAQARDGKDIQGIPWERLSVTRQNYRKTRLDQYKNYENIPDSGEAAAKNCTSTEKGSSFYTFRRNSRSVRSTILHFQLRNLVWATSKHDVYLLSNYSISHWSSLTGSRNEILNVKGHVAPSERHPESLLEGFTETQVSTLAVKERLLVAGGFQGELICKHLDRPGVSFCSRTTYMENAITNAIDIYRNSSGALRFMASNNDCGVRDFDMERYKLVQLFRYLWPVNHSSLSPDGKLVAVVGDDPNGLLVDSSNGQTIGTLRGHVDYSFASAWHPNGVTFATGNQDKTCRIWDTRKTSESVAVLKGNLGSVRSIRFTSDGRYIAMAEPADFVHIYDTTTGYKKEQEIDFFGEISGISFSPDTESLFIGVWDRTYGSLLEYGRTRDYSYLDSLL; this comes from the exons ATGTCTGATTACAATGTTGATGAACGTGAAGATGAATATATGGCGGATGAATACGACATGGATATTCTTGAGGATGATGTGAATCCTGATTTTGATGGAATTGATATTGGTGTTGAAGATTTCGACCAATTG ACCAAGGCTGAAGATACCTCTGCTGCTCAAGCTCGGGACGGGAAGGACATTCAGGGTATACCCTGGGAGAGACTTAGCGTCACTAGACAAAACTACAGGAAAACTAGGCTTGATCAGTATAAGAACTATGAGAATATCCCCGATTCTGGCGAGGCAGCTGCCAAG AACTGCACGAGTACTGAGAAAGGAAGCTCGTTCTATACGTTCAGGAGGAATTCTAGATCAGTGAGATCAACTATCCTTCATTTTCAG TTGAGGAATTTGGTCTGGGCTACATCAAAACATGATGTCTACCTCTTGTCCAACTACTCTATCAGCCACTGGTCGTCTTTGACAGGTTCCAGGAATGAAATTCTCAACGTTAAAGGTCATGTTGCTCCCTCGGAG AGGCATCCCGAGAGTTTGTTGGAAGGATTTACAGAGACTCAAGTTAGCACTCTTGCAGTGAAAGAAAGACTGCTAGTTGCTGGCGGGTTTCAAGGAGAACTCATTTGCAAG CATCTTGATAGACCTGGGGTGAGCTTCTGCTCACGTACTACTTACATGGAAAACGCTATCACCAACGCTATAGATATATACAGAAACTCGAG CGGAGCACTACGTTTCATGGCCTCAAATAATGACTGTGGAGTTAGAGACTTTGACATGGAGAGATATAAGCTTGTCCAACTCTTCCGTTATCTCTGGCCTGTCAAC cATAGCTCCCTAAGTCCCGATGGAAAACTAGTAGCAGTCGTTGGAGATGACCCAAATGGTCTATTGGTAGACTCAAGCAACGGACAG ACGATCGGGACGCTAAGAGGTCACGTAGATTATTCATTTGCATCCGCTTGGCATCCCAACGGTGTGACATTTGCCACAGGAAACCAAGACAAGACCTGTCGTATATGGGACACAAGGAAAACCTCGGAGTCAGTTGCTGTGCTTAAAGGCAACCTTGGATCGGTTCGGTCCATTAGGTTCACATCGGACGGACGGTACATTGCGATGGCCGAGCCAGCAGATTTTGTGCATATCTATGATACAACAACAGGTTACAAAAAGGAGCAAGAGATTGATTTCTTTGGAGAGATATCTGGGATTTCGTTTAGCCCAGACACTGAATCTCTCTTCATCGGTGTTTGGGACCGGACTTATGGAAGTCTCTTGGAGTATGGTCGAACCAGAGACTACTCTTATCTTGATTCATTACTttga
- the LOC106443431 gene encoding zinc finger protein ZAT4-like, producing MDQCRFSLGRPRFGSIKFKVPNSSQPFISQKRKEMEEEDQAEEEAKSLGFREEEDGEDDDGAKSIEEEEKKKHICCECGKRFKSGKALGGHKRIHVLEARKFSMVRPKMVAGAVGRSEERDDFEVDCCVCHKKFTSMKALYGHMRFHPDRGWKGVLPPHHHHPLDHDGGEFISSDYDDDDDGDGDYEDDDENSELWDNHWGLDNVVDLKDSIKGWAVTGKRGRRSALKDPPPEYVDAKDLLFLATTAEAVDLDAAETCDSRSVEEMMKKRKKKRKRLSEMEKESTSSHDHHHQLEVGAAEEGGGGAREKHVCVTCNKSFASYQALGGHRASHNKVRISENHQARANSEAVLLGTEAMMAGLATAQGPNTSLSIGNKGDHVCNICQKSFTTGQALGGHKRCHWPGPTSNEAPTAPVPASNESATTAPTPLVACSSSQVTETVQEEKKLKRKFLEFDLNELPPNEE from the coding sequence ATGGACCAGTGTCGATTCTCACTTGGGAGGCCCAGGTTTGGATCTATCAAGTTTAAAGTTCCAAACTCATCACAGCCTTTCATTTctcagaaaagaaaagagatggaagaagaagatcaagctgaagaagaagctaaaaGCCTCGGTTTcagggaagaagaagacggtGAGGATGATGATGGAGCAAAGagtattgaagaagaagagaagaagaagcataTATGCTGTGAATGTGGTAAACGTTTTAAGTCAGGCAAGGCGTTAGGCGGTCATAAAAGGATTCACGTGCTCGAAGCTCGGAAATTTTCAATGGTGAGACCGAAGATGGTGGCTGGTGCGGTTGGTAGATCTGAGGAGAGAGATGACTTCGAAGTTGATTGCTGTGTTTGTCATAAGAAGTTCACATCGATGAAGGCTTTGTATGGACATATGAGGTTTCATCCAGACAGAGGATGGAAAGGTGTTTTgcctcctcatcatcatcatccacttGATCATGATGGTGGTGAGTTTATAAGCTCTgactatgatgatgatgatgatggtgatggtgattatgaggatgatgatgagaacTCGGAGTTATGGGATAATCATTGGGGATTGGATAACGTGGTTGACCTTAAGGACTCAATCAAAGGATGGGCGGTGACAGGAaagagaggaaggagaagtgCTTTGAAGGATCCACCACCAGAATATGTTGATGCTAAGGATCTATTGTTCTTAGCTACTACAGCAGAAGCTGTAGATCTCGATGCTGCAGAGACTTGTGATTCACGCTCGGTTgaagagatgatgaagaagaggaaaaagaagaggaaaagatTGTCTGAGATGGAGAAAGAATCAACATCTAgtcatgatcatcatcatcagcttgAGGTTGGTGCTGCTGAGGAAGGTGGTGGTGGTGCACGTGAGAAGCACGTGTGTGTCACTTGCAACAAGTCGTTTGCTTCTTATCAAGCTTTAGGAGGTCATAGAGCGAGTCACAACAAGGTCAGGATCTCGGAGAATCATCAAGCTAGGGCTAACAGTGAAGCTGTGTTACTTGGAACCGAAGCAATGATGGCCGGTTTAGCTACTGCTCAAGGACCAAACACATCTTTGAGCATTGGCAATAAGGGAGATCATGTTTGTAACATTTGTCAGAAAAGTTTCACAACAGGTCAAGCTCTTGGAGGTCACAAGAGATGCCACTGGCCTGGACCAACTTCTAATGAGGCTCCAACCGCTCCTGTGCCAGCTTCTAATGAATCTGCAACCACTGCTCCAACCCCTCTAGTAGCATGTTCTTCTAGTCAAGTAACAGAGACAGTGCAAGAGGAGAAGAAATTGAAGAGAAAGTTTCTAGAGTTTGACTTGAATGAGTTGCCACCTAATGAAGAGTAA